From a region of the Opitutia bacterium genome:
- a CDS encoding nucleoside monophosphate kinase has protein sequence MKRAEHSSAFSALASAKAKVVLLGPIDSLPADFLNQARSFSIEHVSPASLVQQEISRRTALGQKAAASLARSGSGLSDDLTLAVLRKWFWARKPDAGFLLEGFPATLLQAKVFDEWVEARGETLTAVLDSDSASAEVATHYRTQGLLTGAARIAA, from the coding sequence GTGAAAAGGGCTGAACACTCCAGCGCCTTTTCCGCCCTCGCGTCCGCGAAGGCGAAGGTAGTTCTCCTCGGTCCAATCGATTCGCTTCCCGCGGATTTCCTGAACCAGGCCCGTTCTTTCTCAATTGAGCACGTCTCTCCTGCTTCTCTCGTGCAACAGGAGATTTCGCGACGCACGGCGCTCGGCCAAAAAGCCGCAGCCTCGCTCGCCCGCTCCGGCTCCGGCCTGAGCGACGACCTCACCCTCGCGGTCCTCCGCAAGTGGTTTTGGGCGCGCAAACCCGATGCGGGATTCCTCCTCGAAGGCTTCCCGGCTACGCTGCTCCAAGCAAAAGTGTTCGACGAGTGGGTCGAAGCCCGCGGTGAAACGCTCACCGCCGTCCTCGACTCCGACTCCGCGTCTGCGGAGGTCGCAACACACTACCGCACGCAAGGGCTCCTCACGGGAGCCGCTCGCATCGCCGCCTGA